The following are encoded in a window of Dysidea avara chromosome 4, odDysAvar1.4, whole genome shotgun sequence genomic DNA:
- the LOC136252670 gene encoding uncharacterized protein: MLLMTNNMKFMKDSKKYVDSQFEQMLSNLYCYFHIRNVALLLLLLWLHTTTSSVYNVTPDDHYYPNTTCHHCHNLQHYLFNTTKYFTSNTQLLFLPGLHHLHTELIIQNVHNISLIGSTTNDTTPNTVIQCNSSVGIVMTNITNLIVTNITVRSCLGNEYNNVTVLIKQCTNVQLRHVVIEESHDSYGIVGINILGDSHFSFVSSNRLDVIYNDTLVNIEYHSLIIDHYYLVNNDNCWIAFKFLQTAYKVKITLLDSVIQWKTNGSMILINFDNQGIGQSVVLIRSCQIASKAHEFWILVKENDYEMLQGNLVKFEHCIFYKLTNNLIKILDGPDIYFNSCTFYNSANYKGHVIKKVATTLIPVMTALIITNSSFLWDSVIIKQSLLLIHAGDLHLIGPIVFRNVISDDSIIELHRSNITLSNYIEFSSNNVKSIMLHQSTEYFMMFASDNVTINVSHNSFTYFAMHTIPGRLEYMYPYCYFQYFSSSENVAVRENYSIIFKRNVEKLMNSTYNNLPITHCKWIPNSTFNSEIPLEVNKKYIKYISEVSASNLLPQMNQKKNLCYCDTKTHYDCYKDMLDPIYPGQTMTLHVYTDGPIIQGFKPYDTVITVINNIHWLPPTACVITNTSELVQIANSYTCNALKYSISSNGNWCELFLRGSRDGTEKTDKYYIPLKQCPIGFVKLGGNCLCYSFLNKHGIKCNINDQTLIRPANVWILPIQHGDSYVYILSKQCPLNYCLPHSSHLNFSTPNSQCQFNRSGILCGHCKQGLSTVFGSSHCQQCSNIYLFLIVPIAIAGLVLVLLLFILNLTVTDGTINAFIFYVNIISINTPVFFPHVSSFTPAYTFISLANLDLGIQTCFYNGMDDYAKMWLQLAFPFYLIFIATSLIITSRYSTTMQRLTARRALPVLATLFLLSYTKILLVVSSVLFSYSKIVHLPDGHTSPVWSVDANITLLAVRFIILFLTSASLFLILIPFNVILLFTRTLSRFKFITKFKPILDAYQGPYKVKFYYWTGLQLVIRTVFFGLSSLDRKVNLATSIMLLSILGGVHGIMHPFINEIKNYQELVLIINLQAIYTSSLYDEDVNTNIILNIMITMAAVHLTLIIFYHIITYLCHDVIKNKMELYFTNLTGKIRGLCKGQPSQEFELEVTTRDKIPEVTYYYNEYQEPLVGYSH, translated from the coding sequence ATATGTTGATAGCCAATTTGAACAGATGCTGAGTAATTTGTATTGCTACTTtcacatacgaaatgtagcacTTCTACTTTTGCTATTGTGGCTACACACAACAACTAGCAGTGTCTACAATGTGACACCTGATGATCACTACTATCCTAacactacatgtcatcattgtcataacctacaacactacctcttcaataccaccaaatacttcacctctaacactcaactactattcctaccaggactacatcaccttcacactgaactcatcatacaaaatgttcacaacatttcactcattggtagtacaactaatgataCAACACCAAACACAGTCATCCAGTGTAACTCATCAGTTGGCATTGTAATGACTAACATTACTAACTTGATAGTAACTAATATAACAGTTAGGagctgcttgggtaatgaatatAACAATGTTACAGTCTTGATCAAGCAATGTACAAATGTTCAACTGAGACATGTAGTGATAGAGGAGAGCCATGACTCATATGGTATAGTTGGCATCAACATTTTGGGTGACTCACACTTCTCTTTTGTCAGTAGCAACAGGTTGGACGTCATTTACAATGACACTTTGGTGAATATTGAATACCACAGCCTTATAATTGACCACTATTATTTGGTTAACAATGACAACTGTTGGATAGCATTTAAATTCTTGCAAACTGCTTACAAAGTAAAGATTACTTTATTGGATTCAGTTATTCAGTGGAAAACAAATGGTTCAATGATACTTATTAACTTTGATAACCAAGGTATAGGGCAAAGCGTGGTTCTAATAAGGTCTTGTCAAATTGCAAGCAAAGCGCATGAATTTTGGATACTTGTAAAAGAGAATGATTATGAAATGTTGCAAGGTAATCTTGTCAAATTTGAGCATTGTATATTTTATAAATTGACTAACAACTTGATAAAAATACTTGATGGACCAGATATCTACTTTAACAGCTGCACATTTTACAATAGTGCCAATTATAAGGGCCATGTGATTAAAAAAGTCGCAACTACCTTGATTCCAGTTATGACTGCACTGATCATCACCAATTCCAGCTTTTTATGGGATAGTGTAATCATAAAGCAATCTTTACTACTAATTCATGCTGGAGATTTGCATTTGATTGGTCCTATAGTATTTAGAAATGTTATTAGTGATGACAGTATCATAGAACTACATAGATCAAACATAACACTTTCAAATTATATTGAGTTTTCAAGTAATAATGTAAAATCAATCATGTTGCATCAGTCTACTGAATATTTTATGATGTTTGCTAGTGATAATGTAACAATTAATGTTAGCCACAATAGTTTTACCTACTTTGCTATGCATACGATTCCAGGACGCCTTGAATACATGTATCCATATTGCTATTTTCAGTACTTCAGTAGTAGTGAAAATGTTGCTGTGAGGGAAAATTACTCAATAATATTTAAAAGAAAtgttgaaaagttgatgaattccACCTACAATAACCTCCCTATTACTCACTGCAAATGGATACCAAATTCAACATTCAATAGTGAAATACCACTGGAAGTAAATAAAAAATACATCAAGTACATTAGTGAAGTCAGTGCAAGCAACCTCTTGCCACAAATGAACCAAAAAAAGAATCTCTGCTACTGTGATACAAAAACGCATTATGATTGCTACAAAGATATGCTTGATCCTATATATCCTGGCCAAACAATGACACTTCATGTATACACTGATGGTCCCATTATCCAAGGCTTTAAACCTTATGACACAGTAATCACTGTTATAAACAATATACATTGGTTGCCTCCAACAGCTTGTGTGATTACTAACACATCTGAATTGGTGCAAATTGCCAATAGCTACACTTGTAATGCTTTGAAGTATTCTATTTCTTCTAATGGAAACTGGTGCGAACTTTTTCTCAGAGGGTCTAGGGATGGTactgaaaaaacagacaaataTTACATACCACTAAAACAATGTCCTATTGGCTTTGTAAAGCTTGGTGGAAATTGCCTTTGCTACTCATTCCTTAATAAGCATGGTATTAAATGTAACATTAATGACCAAACTTTAATACGTCCCGCTAATGTTTGGATTTTACCAATACAGCATGGTGATTCATATGTATACATTCTTTCAAAACAATGTCCATTGAACTACTGCCTCCCTCATTCATCACATCTTAACTTCTCCACTCCTaactcacagtgtcagtttaacagatctgGTATATTGTGTGGACATTGTAAACAAGGTCTCAGTACTGTATTCGGTTCCTCTCACTGTCAGCAATGTTCAAATATCTACCTGTTTCTAATTGTACCCATTGCAATAGCAGGTCTTGTGCTGGTCTTACTACTCTTTATTCTCAATCTGACAGTAACTGATGGAACTATCAATGCATTTATATTCTATGTGAACATCATCAGTATTAACACTCCAGTGTTCTTTCCTCATGTAAGTAGTTTTACACCAGCCTACACATTCATTTCACTGGCTAATCTTGATTTGGGTATTCaaacatgtttctacaatggtatggatgactatgctaagatgtggttacaattagcatttcccttctacctcatcttcattgctacatcactcatcataacaagtcgttactccactacaatgcagaggctcactgcacgtagagcactaccagtacttgctacactctTCCTGTTGTCCTACACAAAAATACTTCTTGTAGTGTCTAGTGTCTTGTTCTCTTACTCCAAAATCGTTCACCTACCCGATGGACATACTTCACCTGTCTGGTCAGTTGATGCTAATATAACTCTTCTTGCAGTTAGATTCATTATACTTTTTCTCACATCTGCAAGCCTGTTTCTAATATTGATTCCATTCAatgtcattttgttgtttacaaGAACTTTGTCAAGATTCAAATTTATTACAAAATTCAAACCAATACTGGATGCTTATCAAGGACCGTACAAAGTAAAATTTTACTATTGGACTGGTTTACAATTGGTGATAAGAACTGTCTTCTTTGGATTATCATCACTGGATAGAAAAGTTAACCTTGCAACTAGTATCATGCTACTCAGCATCCTAGGAGGGGTTCATGGTATCATGCATCCATTTATAAATGAGATCAAAAATTATCAAGAGCTGGTACTCATCATCAACCTTCAAGCTATATATACTAGTTCACTTTATGATGAAGATGTTAACACAAATATTATTCTTAACATAATGATTACAATGGCTGCAGTTCATCTGACACTCATTATCTTCTATCACATTATCACTTACCTGTGTCATGATGTAATCAAAAACAAGATGGAGTTGTATTTTACAAATTTAACTGGAAAGATTAGAGGTTTATGCAAAGGCCAACCATCTCAAGAATTTGAACTTGAAGTTACAACACGTGATAAAATACCTGAAGTTACATATTATTACAATGAATATCAAGAACCACTGGTCGGTTATAGTCACTAG
- the LOC136253048 gene encoding uncharacterized protein, protein MAAASFKESGSDHMWTVLFFFHGVVQRHLLIILTAGRNYRLGLSSRKFFLLLTSVCGNWSHFFWELVSFLHTFYQQLMAATSSGTVNELSAFKNLFHLVCPYFTDHARIANKIVLSDYKILGLGYQCIRCFL, encoded by the exons atggcagctgcttcctttaaagaatctggtagcgaccacatgtggacagttttgttcttttttcatggagttgttcaacgtcatcttctaattatacttacagct ggtaggaattacagacttggtctcagttctaggaaattcttcttattgctaacatct gtttgtggaaactggtctcatttcttctgggaactggtctcatttcttcatactttttatcaacagctgatggCTGCTACctcgtctggcactgtaaatgagttgagtgctttcaagaacctgttccatcttgtttgtccttatttcactgaccatgctcgtattgctaacaaaa ttgtacttagtgattacaagattcttggacttggttatcagtgtatcagatgcttcttgtga
- the LOC136252672 gene encoding uncharacterized protein: MVERHISLPKPFSSGDVKDWFQRFEICATANGWKEEDQAIKLPTLLEGEALAIWLELTADQQKDYTVAKREIQNAMMPVGFVSLDEFHRRKLRPGEAIPVFVHDLKKLLEMAIPGMHKEAKDALLLHQFVAGLPELITKQLRGSGEVKTLEGAVTRARLLMTVDSQAVSTVRDVAEEQTEVQKLRDQVALLTEQMASLSTRQGGYQQQRRRPRCFICGQPGHVQRDCPAQQNRLCFSCGQPGHLARNCWYQGNG; encoded by the exons atggttgAGCGTCACATCAGTCTACCCAAGCCTTTTTCCAGCGGAGATGTCAAGGACTGGTTCCAAAGGTTTGAGATATGCGCGACTGCGAATGGGTGGAAGGAAGAAGACCAAGCGATCAAGTTACCGACGTTATTGGAGGGGGAAGCACTGGCCATTTGGCTCGAACTTACAGCGGACCAACAGAAAGATTACACGGTTGCTAAGAGAGAAATACAGAACGCAATGATGCCCGTGGGATTCGTATCGCTGGATGAGTTCCATCGAAGAAAGTTGAGGCCTGGCGAAGCGATCCCTGTATTTGTTCATGATCTCAAGAAGTTGCTCGAAATGGCTATCCCTGGTATGCATAAGGAAGCAAAGGACGCCTTATTGTTACATCAGTTTGTTGCTGGTTTGCCGGAGCTGATAACCAAGCAGTTACGAGGGTCAGGAGAAGTTAAGACGCTTGAGGGGGCAGTCACTCGTGCTAGGTTGCTGATGACGGTTGATTCACAGGCAGTCTCCACTGTCAGAGATGTTGCTGAGGAGCAGACAGAGGTGCAGAAATTAAGAGACCAAGTGGCACTGCTGACGGAGCAGATGGCTTCCTTGTCAACACGTCAAGGTGGCTATCAACAACAAAGGAG GAGACCAAGATGTTTTATTTGTGGCCAACCAGGTCATGTTCAGCGTGATTGTCCAGCTCAGCAAAACCGTTTATGTTTTTCTTGTGGCCAACCAGGTCACCTGGCAAGAAACTGTTGGTATCAGGGAAACGGGTAG
- the LOC136252671 gene encoding uncharacterized protein — protein sequence MAPLPQNRLTTSLRAFTKTAVDFGGPFMTMQGRGRPRQKRYLCLFTCLASRAIHLEMAYGLDVDSFVNALSRMINRRGIPEEMLSDNGTNFVAANKELCELYKDPKTKAAVADKGIKWTFNPPYAPHFGGVFEIMIKSAKRAITAILKNAEVNDEELMTAFCGAEALINSRPLTYQSASVKDNIPLTPNHFLHGQVGGQFAPEVIDEVGFNPKKRWRRIQELVRHFWNRWLQEWVPSLSPRQKWFRLKTDVKPGDTVLLVSSDTPRGQWPLGRVLEVYRSKDQHVRSLKLQVGDKQYIRPIVKVCPLELD from the coding sequence ATGGCACCGTTACCACAAAACAGACTTACTACATCGTTACGAGCCTTTACCAAGACAGCTGTTGATTTTGGGGGACCATTCATGACAATGCAAGGAAGAGGAAGGCCACGACAAAAGAGGTATTtgtgtttgtttacttgtttggctTCCAGAGCCATACATTTAGAAATGGCATATGGTTTAGATGTGGACTCTTTTGTAAATGCTTTAAGCAGGATGATTAATAGAAGAGGTATCCCAGAAGAAATGCTGTCGGATAATGGAACAAATTTTGTGGCAGCTAATAAGGAATTGTGTGAGTTGTACAAGGATCCAAAAACTAAAGCAGCTGTAGCTGATAAGGGAAttaagtggacatttaatccaccTTACGCTCCAcattttggaggtgtctttgAAATTATGATAAAATCAGCAAAGAGAGCCATCACagcaattttgaaaaatgctgagGTAAATGATGAAGAGCTGATGACAGCATTTTGTGGAGCAGAAGCACTAATCAATTCACGACCACTGACCTATCAGTCAGCCAGTGTTAAGGACAACATTCCCCTCACGCCAAACCATTTCTTACATGGCCAAGTTGGAGGGCAATTTGCTCCAGAGGTAATCGATGAAGTGGGATTTAATCCTAAGAAACGTTGGCGACGGATACAAGAATTAGTGAGACATTTTTGGAATAGGTGGCTCCAAGAGTGGGTACCCAGCTTAAGTCCGAGACAGAAGTGGTTCAGGTTAAAAACAGATGTCAAGCCTGGAGATACAGTGTTGCTGGTGTCCTCAGATACCCCTCGTGGTCAGTGGCCTCTTGGAAGAGTATTGGAAGTGTATCGTAGTAAAGACCAACATGTTCGATCACTCAAGCTACAGGTTGGGGACAAACAGTATATAAGGCCTATTGTAAAGGTCTGCCCACTAGAGCTGGATTAA